Proteins encoded within one genomic window of Kibdelosporangium phytohabitans:
- a CDS encoding ABC transporter substrate-binding protein, with the protein MRSASRTARGRRLVAALGAAIIAMPLVAACGSDSGITINVYYSPEQVFDKVVAKCNQQANGRYTIAYNKLPREGDGQREQMVRRLAANDSEMDVLGLDVVWVAEFAEAGWILEWTGQHKAEAERDVFPGPLSTAQWNGKLYSATKNTNVQLLWYDDRLTPSPPKTFDEMISTAEQLKKDGKPHQILLTAAQYEGLVVNYNTIVNSAGGHILSDDGKSVVMDEGAVKGLEILKRLASVGVTSSDLTSAKEQQVQLGFQQANSKAAFQLNWPFVYASIKSDAPDRFQHLRWTQYPGVIPGQPSKPTIGGFNLAVSAYSRHPQESFEAALCLRNADNQKFQAINESLPPTIQSVYDDPTPVDKDKPADEKTNPTMVMAYPMKDAVFESLKASESRPLTPAYQNASTVISAILSPPGDIDPPATAARLKRELQDALQSKGILP; encoded by the coding sequence ATGCGCAGCGCCAGTCGCACCGCGCGGGGACGACGCCTTGTCGCGGCTCTGGGGGCGGCGATCATCGCCATGCCGCTCGTAGCCGCATGCGGATCAGACTCGGGCATCACGATCAACGTGTACTACTCGCCCGAGCAGGTCTTCGACAAGGTCGTCGCGAAGTGCAACCAACAGGCAAACGGTCGATACACCATCGCGTACAACAAGCTGCCACGGGAAGGCGACGGGCAGCGCGAGCAGATGGTCCGCAGGCTGGCCGCGAACGATTCCGAAATGGACGTTCTCGGCCTCGACGTCGTGTGGGTCGCGGAGTTCGCCGAGGCAGGGTGGATTCTGGAATGGACAGGGCAACACAAGGCCGAGGCGGAACGTGACGTCTTCCCCGGACCGCTGAGCACCGCGCAGTGGAACGGCAAGCTCTACTCCGCCACGAAGAACACCAACGTGCAGCTGCTCTGGTACGACGACCGGCTCACGCCGTCGCCGCCGAAGACGTTCGACGAGATGATCTCGACGGCCGAGCAGCTCAAGAAGGACGGCAAGCCGCACCAGATCCTGTTGACGGCGGCCCAGTACGAGGGCCTCGTGGTCAACTACAACACCATCGTCAACTCCGCGGGCGGGCACATCCTGTCCGACGACGGCAAGAGCGTGGTGATGGACGAGGGCGCGGTCAAGGGCCTAGAGATCCTCAAGCGGCTCGCGTCCGTCGGCGTCACGTCGTCGGATCTGACCTCGGCCAAGGAGCAACAGGTCCAGCTGGGCTTCCAGCAGGCCAACAGCAAGGCCGCGTTCCAGCTCAACTGGCCGTTCGTCTACGCCAGCATCAAGTCCGACGCGCCGGACCGGTTCCAGCATCTCAGGTGGACGCAGTACCCGGGCGTGATCCCCGGTCAGCCGTCCAAGCCGACGATCGGTGGCTTCAACCTCGCGGTCAGCGCGTACTCGAGGCACCCTCAAGAATCGTTCGAGGCGGCGCTGTGCCTGCGCAACGCCGACAACCAGAAGTTCCAGGCCATCAACGAGTCGCTGCCGCCGACCATCCAGTCGGTGTACGACGACCCGACGCCGGTCGACAAGGACAAGCCGGCCGACGAGAAGACGAACCCGACGATGGTGATGGCGTACCCGATGAAGGACGCCGTCTTCGAGTCGCTCAAGGCATCCGAGTCGCGGCCGCTGACCCCGGCGTACCAGAACGCGTCGACGGTGATCTCGGCGATCCTGTCGCCGCCAGGTGACATCGACCCGCCGGCCACCGCCGCACGCCTGAAGCGTGAGCTGCAGGACGCGCTCCAGTCGAAAGGGATCCTGCCGTGA
- a CDS encoding winged helix-turn-helix transcriptional regulator yields the protein MQRTQFGDMACSIARTLDVVGEPWSPLILRDVYVGIGRFEQIQQDLGISRKVLTERLKWLVANGVLDRRPYSGGRYEYVLTGKGLELVELLMVMVKWGDRWTAGQAGPPVLYRHHGCGEIGHVELSCSVCHKPMTPADIDVLPGPGAAGFAS from the coding sequence ATGCAGCGGACCCAGTTCGGCGACATGGCCTGTTCGATCGCCCGCACCCTCGACGTCGTCGGCGAACCGTGGTCGCCGCTGATCCTGCGGGACGTCTACGTCGGCATCGGCCGCTTCGAGCAGATCCAGCAGGACCTCGGGATCTCGCGCAAGGTGCTCACCGAACGGCTCAAGTGGCTCGTCGCCAACGGTGTCCTCGACCGCCGCCCGTACTCCGGCGGCCGGTACGAGTACGTGCTCACCGGCAAGGGGCTGGAGCTGGTCGAGCTGCTGATGGTGATGGTCAAGTGGGGTGACCGCTGGACCGCGGGCCAGGCGGGCCCTCCCGTGCTCTACCGGCACCACGGGTGTGGTGAGATCGGACATGTCGAGCTGTCCTGCTCTGTTTGCCACAAGCCGATGACCCCCGCTGACATCGACGTACTGCCAGGCCCGGGGGCGGCCGGGTTCGCGTCTTGA
- a CDS encoding Mrp/NBP35 family ATP-binding protein — MIPTVEAVRKALAGVQDPEIHRPITDLGMVKDVTVHPDGLVDVGVYLTVAGCPLRDKITRDVTTAVSALEGVREVRVELDVMNDEQRTAMRKSLRGDEPKIPFAEPGSLTRVYCVASGKGGVGKSSVTVNLAVAMAERGLSVGVVDADIYGHSVPRMLGATGKPTKVEQMIMPPQANGVKVISIGMFTPGNTPVVWRGPMLHRALQQFLADVFWGDLDILLLDLPPGTGDIAISVAQLIPNAEILVVTTPQQAAAEVAERAGAIALQTRQRIAGVIENMSWLQMPDGSRMDIFGEGGGQTVSDSLSRAVGSEVPLLGQVPLDPRLREGGDAGTPLVTLDPEAPASTVLKDIAKRLTVRARGLAGRMLSVTPAGR; from the coding sequence GTGATACCCACTGTCGAAGCGGTCCGTAAGGCGCTCGCAGGCGTGCAGGACCCGGAGATCCACCGCCCGATCACGGACCTCGGCATGGTCAAGGACGTCACGGTGCACCCGGACGGCCTAGTCGACGTCGGCGTGTACCTGACCGTGGCCGGTTGCCCGCTGCGCGACAAGATCACCCGTGACGTGACCACCGCGGTGTCCGCGCTGGAAGGCGTCCGCGAGGTGCGCGTCGAGCTGGACGTGATGAACGACGAGCAACGCACGGCGATGCGCAAGTCGCTGCGCGGTGACGAACCGAAGATCCCCTTCGCCGAACCGGGCTCGCTGACGCGCGTGTACTGCGTCGCGTCGGGCAAGGGCGGCGTCGGCAAGTCGAGCGTGACCGTCAACCTCGCCGTGGCGATGGCCGAACGCGGCCTGTCGGTCGGTGTGGTCGACGCGGACATCTACGGCCACTCGGTGCCGCGGATGCTCGGCGCGACCGGCAAGCCGACCAAGGTCGAGCAGATGATCATGCCGCCGCAGGCCAACGGCGTGAAGGTGATCTCCATCGGCATGTTCACGCCGGGCAACACCCCGGTGGTGTGGCGCGGGCCGATGCTGCACCGGGCGTTGCAGCAGTTCCTGGCGGACGTGTTCTGGGGCGATCTGGACATCCTGCTGCTCGACCTGCCGCCGGGCACCGGTGACATCGCCATCTCGGTGGCGCAGCTGATCCCGAACGCCGAGATCCTGGTGGTCACCACCCCTCAGCAGGCAGCGGCCGAGGTCGCCGAGCGGGCGGGCGCGATCGCGCTGCAGACCCGTCAGCGCATCGCGGGAGTGATCGAGAACATGTCCTGGCTGCAGATGCCGGACGGGTCCCGGATGGACATCTTCGGCGAGGGCGGCGGCCAGACCGTGTCCGACTCGCTGTCGCGTGCGGTCGGCTCGGAAGTGCCGCTGCTCGGGCAGGTCCCGCTGGACCCGAGGCTGCGCGAAGGCGGCGACGCGGGCACCCCGCTGGTCACCCTGGACCCGGAAGCCCCGGCGTCGACTGTGTTGAAGGACATCGCGAAACGGCTGACCGTCCGGGCCCGCGGCCTGGCGGGCCGGATGCTGTCGGTCACGCCGGCGGGTCGCTGA
- a CDS encoding general stress protein codes for MTGGFSGQGRPNQGLPRLPTPPSGWPIGSYETYEGAQRAVEHLAGQDFPVTEVTIVGVDLMLVERIVGRLTWGKVLGTGALSGAWFGLFVGILLAYFSSQGVSLVPVLVGVVAGVLFGLGFAAVSYMSTRGRRDFASASQLVAGRYDVLCQPRNAERGRDLLAKLSMRPSGGTP; via the coding sequence GTGACCGGTGGTTTTTCTGGGCAAGGGCGGCCCAACCAGGGGTTGCCTCGGCTGCCGACGCCGCCATCGGGCTGGCCGATCGGCTCCTACGAGACCTACGAGGGGGCCCAGCGCGCGGTCGAGCACCTGGCCGGTCAGGACTTCCCGGTCACCGAGGTGACCATCGTCGGCGTCGACCTGATGCTCGTCGAGCGCATCGTCGGACGGCTGACGTGGGGAAAGGTGCTGGGGACCGGCGCGCTGTCCGGTGCGTGGTTCGGGTTGTTCGTCGGCATCCTGCTCGCGTACTTCTCCAGCCAGGGCGTGTCACTCGTTCCGGTTCTTGTCGGGGTCGTGGCGGGTGTGTTGTTCGGCCTGGGATTCGCGGCCGTCAGCTACATGTCGACCCGCGGACGGCGTGACTTCGCGTCGGCGAGCCAGTTGGTGGCGGGCCGCTACGACGTGCTCTGTCAGCCGAGGAACGCCGAACGCGGCCGGGACCTGCTGGCGAAGCTGTCAATGCGCCCGTCGGGTGGTACCCCGTAA
- a CDS encoding DUF1003 domain-containing protein has product MPELLPRRRLDQPGRPRRFLRFEIDPEAFGRFSERLARFLGTGKFLFWQTLLVVVWIVLNLAAASLQWDPYPFILLNLAFSTQAAYAAPLILLAQNRQDDRDRISLEEDRKRASQTKADTEYLARELAALRIAVGEVATRDYLRSELDRLRQDLNAKPRRKASAETIKDNPAWHDRQG; this is encoded by the coding sequence ATGCCTGAGCTGCTGCCCCGCCGCAGGCTCGACCAGCCCGGCAGGCCGCGCCGGTTCCTGCGGTTCGAGATCGACCCGGAGGCGTTCGGCCGGTTCTCCGAACGGCTGGCGCGCTTCCTCGGCACCGGCAAGTTCCTGTTCTGGCAGACGCTGCTCGTGGTCGTGTGGATCGTGCTGAACCTCGCGGCCGCGTCGCTGCAGTGGGACCCGTACCCGTTCATCCTGCTCAACCTGGCGTTCTCCACGCAGGCGGCGTACGCGGCCCCGTTGATCCTGCTCGCGCAGAACCGCCAGGACGACCGGGACCGGATCTCGCTGGAAGAGGACCGCAAACGGGCCTCGCAGACCAAGGCCGACACCGAGTACCTGGCACGGGAGCTGGCGGCGCTGCGGATCGCCGTCGGCGAGGTCGCGACCCGCGACTACCTGCGCAGCGAACTCGACCGGCTGCGGCAGGACCTCAACGCCAAACCCCGCCGCAAGGCCTCCGCGGAGACCATCAAGGACAACCCGGCCTGGCACGACCGTCAGGGCTGA
- a CDS encoding carbohydrate ABC transporter permease, which translates to MAMMTTRTPGRVTRWTLIDIVVVVYALVPVLWILSLSLKTKSAITDKSFIPTEWTFQNYIDIFQTTDFLRALVNSIGIAVIATVIAVVLGTMAAYAIARLDFPGKRALVGVSLLIAMFPQVSLVSPLFDMERALGLFDTWPGLILPYITFALPLSIYTLSAFFREIPWELEKAAKMDGATPGQAFRKVIAPLAAPGVFTTAILVFIFCWNDFLFAISLTSTNASRTVPAALQFFTGASYFEDPTGTVSAAAVVITIPIILFVLFFQRRIVAGLTSGAVKG; encoded by the coding sequence ATGGCCATGATGACGACCCGTACGCCGGGCCGGGTGACCCGGTGGACGCTGATCGACATCGTCGTGGTGGTCTACGCACTCGTACCGGTGCTGTGGATCCTGTCGCTGTCGCTGAAGACCAAGTCGGCGATCACCGACAAGAGCTTCATCCCGACCGAGTGGACGTTCCAGAACTACATCGACATCTTCCAGACCACGGACTTCCTGCGGGCGCTGGTGAACTCGATCGGCATCGCGGTGATCGCGACGGTGATCGCGGTGGTCCTCGGCACGATGGCCGCGTACGCCATCGCCCGGCTGGACTTCCCCGGCAAGCGCGCGCTGGTCGGCGTCTCGCTGCTGATCGCGATGTTCCCGCAGGTCTCGCTGGTGTCCCCGCTGTTCGACATGGAGCGGGCGCTGGGGCTGTTCGACACGTGGCCCGGCCTGATCCTGCCGTACATCACGTTCGCGCTGCCGCTGTCGATCTACACCCTGTCGGCGTTCTTCCGCGAGATCCCGTGGGAGCTGGAGAAGGCGGCCAAGATGGACGGCGCGACGCCGGGGCAGGCGTTCCGCAAGGTGATCGCGCCGCTGGCGGCGCCCGGCGTGTTCACCACGGCCATCCTGGTGTTCATCTTCTGCTGGAACGACTTCCTCTTCGCGATCTCGCTGACGTCGACGAACGCTTCGCGGACGGTACCGGCCGCGCTGCAGTTCTTCACCGGTGCCTCGTACTTCGAGGACCCGACCGGGACGGTGTCGGCGGCGGCGGTCGTGATCACCATCCCGATCATCCTGTTCGTGTTGTTCTTCCAGCGCCGCATCGTCGCGGGGCTGACCTCTGGTGCCGTAAAGGGTTGA
- a CDS encoding DUF899 domain-containing protein: MNRPPVVTAEEWQRAREALLVKEKEHTRALDALAAERRRLPMVRLSPDYAFTDQDGRAASLVDLFDGKQQLVVYHFMLEPGSDHICDGCGSFTDNLAQDQTHLNARDTRLALMSPAPHEQISSVRSRFGWALPWYSAYGNTFYDDLGLGGGFGLSVFLRDGGEVFRSYYTDGRGVDRLRTDHNLLDLTPYGRKEVWEDSPDGWPQEATWSRVRLRDSY; encoded by the coding sequence ATGAACCGTCCACCGGTGGTCACGGCGGAGGAATGGCAACGGGCCAGGGAAGCCTTGCTGGTCAAGGAGAAGGAGCACACCAGGGCGCTGGACGCACTGGCGGCCGAACGGCGCAGGCTGCCGATGGTGCGGCTGTCGCCCGACTACGCCTTCACCGACCAGGACGGCAGGGCGGCGAGCCTGGTCGACCTGTTCGACGGCAAGCAGCAGCTGGTCGTCTACCACTTCATGCTGGAGCCGGGCAGCGATCACATCTGCGACGGCTGCGGCTCGTTCACCGACAACCTGGCTCAGGACCAGACGCACCTGAACGCTCGCGACACGCGGCTCGCGCTGATGTCTCCGGCTCCGCACGAGCAGATTTCCTCGGTGCGGTCCCGGTTTGGCTGGGCTTTGCCTTGGTATTCGGCTTACGGCAACACTTTCTACGACGACCTGGGGCTGGGTGGCGGCTTCGGGTTGAGCGTTTTCCTTCGGGACGGCGGTGAGGTTTTTCGCTCTTACTACACGGATGGGCGGGGTGTTGACCGGTTGCGCACCGATCACAACCTGCTTGACCTCACGCCTTATGGGCGCAAGGAGGTCTGGGAGGACTCTCCGGACGGTTGGCCTCAGGAGGCTACTTGGAGTCGGGTTCGGCTTCGTGACTCTTACTGA
- a CDS encoding ABC transporter ATP-binding protein → MAEIVLDKVTKRYPDGALAVSEADFTIADGEFVILVGPSGCGKSTTLNMIAGLEDISDGELRIDGKRVNEKAPKDRDIAMVFQSYALYPHMSVRENMAFPLRLAKVDDKIVRQKVEAAAATLDLTQHLDRKPGNLSGGQRQRVAMGRAIVRSPKAFLMDEPLSNLDAKLRVQMRTSLSKLQKQLGTTTVYVTHDQTEAMTLGDRVVVLRGGLVQQIGSPQFLYEQPSNLFVAGFIGSPSMNFLPATLADNEVNSPIGKFALTDRIRGLVEKAGSAREVILGIRPEHFEDAHLLDDTAKAGGATFTATVDVLESMGSDKYAYFTVEGDQATSQELEELAADSGSADVPDSGSQVVTRLSAASGASQGQPLDVWFDADKVLLFDPSNGKNLTYTG, encoded by the coding sequence ATGGCTGAAATCGTGCTTGACAAGGTGACCAAGCGGTACCCGGACGGTGCCCTCGCGGTGTCCGAAGCGGACTTCACCATCGCCGACGGCGAGTTCGTCATCCTGGTCGGCCCGTCCGGCTGCGGCAAGTCGACGACGCTGAACATGATCGCCGGCCTGGAGGACATCTCCGACGGCGAACTGCGCATCGACGGCAAGCGGGTGAACGAGAAGGCACCGAAGGACAGGGACATCGCGATGGTGTTCCAGTCGTACGCGCTGTACCCGCACATGAGCGTGCGGGAGAACATGGCGTTCCCGCTCCGGCTGGCCAAAGTGGACGACAAGATCGTGCGCCAGAAGGTCGAGGCGGCCGCGGCCACGCTGGACCTGACCCAGCACCTGGACCGCAAGCCGGGCAACCTGTCCGGTGGCCAGCGCCAGCGCGTGGCGATGGGGCGGGCGATCGTGCGCAGCCCCAAGGCGTTCCTGATGGACGAGCCGCTGTCCAACTTGGACGCCAAGCTGCGCGTGCAGATGCGGACGTCCCTGTCCAAGCTGCAGAAGCAGCTCGGCACGACGACGGTGTACGTGACGCACGACCAGACCGAGGCGATGACCCTCGGCGACCGGGTCGTGGTGCTGCGCGGCGGGCTCGTGCAGCAGATCGGGTCGCCGCAGTTCCTGTACGAGCAGCCGTCGAACCTGTTCGTGGCCGGGTTCATCGGCTCGCCGTCGATGAACTTCCTGCCCGCGACGCTGGCCGACAACGAGGTCAACTCGCCGATCGGCAAGTTCGCGCTGACCGACCGGATCCGCGGGCTGGTGGAGAAGGCGGGCTCGGCCCGTGAGGTGATCCTGGGCATCCGCCCCGAGCACTTCGAGGACGCGCACCTGCTCGACGACACGGCCAAGGCGGGCGGTGCGACCTTCACCGCGACGGTGGACGTGCTCGAGTCGATGGGCTCGGACAAGTACGCCTACTTCACCGTGGAAGGCGACCAGGCGACGTCGCAGGAGCTGGAGGAGCTGGCGGCCGACTCGGGTTCGGCGGACGTACCCGACAGCGGTTCGCAGGTCGTGACCAGGCTTTCGGCGGCTTCCGGCGCCAGCCAGGGCCAGCCGTTGGACGTCTGGTTCGACGCCGACAAGGTGCTGCTGTTCGACCCGTCGAACGGGAAGAACCTCACCTACACCGGATGA
- a CDS encoding MarR family winged helix-turn-helix transcriptional regulator, giving the protein MDAWRSFLRAHAKVTRCLEAELLSEQRLSLGAYDVLAELAAAPEHCLRMAELAEAVLLSRSGVTRLVDRLERAGLVTRERVDGDGRGVVARLTQAGAARLGTASRTHLAGVVRHFVELLDGQELQTLGALSQRVADAQP; this is encoded by the coding sequence ATGGACGCATGGCGTTCATTTCTGCGCGCGCACGCCAAGGTGACCAGGTGTCTTGAGGCCGAATTGCTCTCTGAGCAGCGGCTTTCCCTCGGCGCCTACGACGTGCTCGCCGAACTGGCCGCCGCGCCGGAGCACTGCCTGCGGATGGCCGAGCTGGCCGAGGCCGTCCTGCTCTCCCGATCGGGTGTCACCCGTTTGGTGGATCGGTTGGAACGTGCGGGCCTTGTCACGCGGGAACGCGTCGACGGTGACGGCCGCGGTGTCGTCGCCCGGCTCACGCAGGCGGGCGCCGCCCGGCTCGGGACAGCGTCACGGACGCACCTGGCCGGTGTCGTGCGGCACTTCGTCGAGCTGCTCGACGGCCAGGAGCTGCAGACCTTGGGGGCGTTGTCGCAGCGGGTGGCCGACGCTCAGCCCTGA
- a CDS encoding magnesium transporter MgtE N-terminal domain-containing protein, translating into MGATNRVFAGQLAGLAVFGPDGERIGRVRDIVAGLRGDRQPPRVLGVVVELATRRRIFVPMLRVTSIEANAVTLSTGSVNLRHFHQRPNEVLVVGQLLDAHVTVEASGANAVVDDIGMEPTRTRDWVLGRVALRERTGRFGRRGPVRIVRWEDVRGPGVVELEAQPQGAQQLLTTFEGMRAADVAAALRSLPTKRRYEVADALDDERLADVIEELGDEDQKDLLAHLDDERAADILEAMDPDDAADLLAELSELDKNRLLELMEPEESEPVKRLLEYSAESAGGLMTPEPIVLAPDATIAEALARVRNPDLTPALASMVFVTRPPSATPTGRYLGCVHMQRLLREPPSDLVAGVLDTDLAKLPPSASLGEVTRYFAAYNLVCAPVVDETEHLLGAVTVDDVLDHLLPEGWRENGLWEATTDA; encoded by the coding sequence GTGGGCGCCACCAACCGGGTTTTCGCGGGTCAGCTGGCTGGCCTGGCCGTGTTCGGGCCGGACGGCGAGCGCATCGGCCGCGTCCGCGACATCGTCGCGGGCCTGCGCGGCGACCGGCAGCCGCCGAGGGTTCTCGGTGTCGTGGTCGAACTGGCGACCCGGCGGCGCATCTTCGTCCCCATGCTGCGGGTCACGTCGATCGAGGCGAACGCGGTGACGTTGTCGACCGGGTCGGTGAACCTGCGGCATTTCCACCAGCGCCCCAACGAGGTCCTCGTCGTCGGCCAACTGCTCGACGCGCACGTCACCGTCGAGGCCAGCGGGGCGAACGCGGTCGTCGACGACATCGGGATGGAGCCAACGCGTACGCGCGACTGGGTGCTCGGCCGGGTCGCGCTGCGGGAACGGACCGGCCGGTTCGGCAGGCGCGGGCCGGTGCGGATCGTCAGGTGGGAGGACGTGCGCGGCCCAGGCGTCGTCGAATTGGAAGCGCAACCCCAAGGCGCACAACAACTCCTGACCACGTTCGAAGGCATGCGCGCGGCGGACGTCGCGGCTGCGCTGCGCAGCCTGCCGACCAAACGCCGCTACGAGGTCGCCGACGCGCTCGACGACGAACGCCTCGCGGACGTGATCGAGGAACTCGGCGACGAGGACCAGAAGGACCTGCTGGCGCACCTCGACGACGAGCGCGCCGCCGACATCCTCGAGGCGATGGACCCCGACGACGCCGCCGACCTGCTCGCCGAGCTGTCCGAGTTGGACAAGAACCGGCTGCTCGAGCTGATGGAGCCAGAGGAGTCCGAGCCGGTCAAGCGGTTGCTCGAGTACTCGGCCGAGTCGGCCGGTGGTCTGATGACGCCGGAGCCGATCGTGCTGGCGCCGGACGCGACGATCGCGGAAGCCCTTGCGCGCGTGCGCAATCCCGACCTGACGCCCGCCCTGGCGAGCATGGTGTTCGTGACCCGCCCGCCCTCGGCCACGCCCACAGGCCGCTACCTCGGCTGCGTGCACATGCAACGCCTGCTGCGCGAGCCGCCGTCCGACCTGGTCGCAGGCGTGCTGGACACGGATCTGGCCAAGCTGCCGCCGTCCGCGTCACTGGGCGAGGTGACCAGGTACTTCGCCGCGTACAACCTGGTCTGCGCGCCGGTCGTGGACGAGACCGAGCACCTGCTCGGCGCGGTCACCGTTGACGACGTGCTGGACCACCTGCTGCCGGAAGGCTGGCGGGAGAACGGGTTGTGGGAGGCCACCACCGATGCCTGA
- a CDS encoding carbohydrate ABC transporter permease, whose amino-acid sequence MTHAAVKPAPADAAKKPKQELSEGKRAERKLGLLLCAPAAIVMIAVTGWPVIYSIWLSMQRYDLRFPNQSEFVFLDNYATVLGSGYWWDAFGLTMLITVVSVILELVLGMCLALIMHRTIVGRGIVRTVSLIPYGIVTVVAAFSWRYAWDDKTGYLSDLVSAGALTDKTAAFFTVVLAEVWKTTPFMALLLMAGLALVPDDLLKAASMDGAGPWQRFTKVMVPVMKPAILVALLFRTLDAFRIFDNLFVLTPGTSSVSIQTYNNLIKGLNLGIGSTMSVLIFITVAIIAFIFIKVFGTAAPGSDPGGKR is encoded by the coding sequence GTGACCCACGCCGCGGTGAAACCCGCACCGGCCGACGCGGCCAAGAAGCCGAAACAGGAGCTCAGCGAGGGCAAACGGGCGGAGCGCAAACTCGGCCTGCTGCTGTGCGCGCCCGCCGCGATCGTGATGATCGCGGTCACCGGCTGGCCGGTCATCTACTCGATCTGGCTGTCCATGCAGCGCTACGACCTCAGGTTCCCCAACCAGAGCGAGTTCGTCTTCCTGGACAACTACGCCACCGTGCTCGGCAGCGGGTACTGGTGGGACGCGTTCGGGCTGACCATGCTGATCACTGTCGTGTCGGTGATCCTCGAGCTGGTGCTGGGCATGTGCCTCGCGCTGATCATGCACCGCACGATCGTCGGCCGCGGCATCGTCCGCACGGTCTCGCTGATCCCGTACGGCATCGTGACCGTGGTCGCCGCGTTCTCGTGGCGCTACGCGTGGGACGACAAGACCGGCTACCTCAGCGACCTCGTGTCGGCGGGTGCCCTGACCGACAAGACGGCCGCGTTCTTCACCGTCGTGCTGGCCGAGGTGTGGAAGACCACGCCGTTCATGGCGTTGCTGCTGATGGCGGGCCTCGCACTGGTTCCGGACGACCTGCTGAAGGCGGCGTCGATGGACGGCGCCGGGCCGTGGCAGCGGTTCACCAAGGTGATGGTGCCGGTGATGAAGCCGGCGATCCTGGTGGCGCTGCTGTTCCGCACGCTCGACGCGTTCCGCATCTTCGACAACCTCTTCGTGCTCACACCGGGCACGTCGTCGGTGTCGATCCAGACGTACAACAACCTGATCAAGGGGTTGAACCTGGGGATCGGCTCGACCATGTCGGTGCTGATCTTCATCACGGTCGCGATCATCGCGTTCATCTTCATCAAGGTGTTCGGCACGGCCGCGCCTGGTTCCGACCCAGGAGGTAAGCGCTGA
- a CDS encoding acyl-CoA dehydrogenase family protein: protein MARLAQTAGLTDIQSEILATVRGFVDKEVIPHAQALEHGDEYPADIVEGMKEMGLFGLTIPEEYGGLGESLLTYALVVEEIARGWMSVSGVINTHFIVAHMIKQHGTDEQKQHFLPRMATGEVRGAFSMSEPDLGSDVAAIKTKAKRDGDDYVIDGQKMWLTNGGTSTLIALLAKTDEGAPKAHQNLTAFLVEKPSGFGEVAPGLTIPGKIDKMGYKGVDTTEAVFDGYRLPATRVLGEAPGKGFAQMMDGVEVGRVNVAARACGIAVRAFELAIEYAQQRKTFGKAIAEHQAVAFKLAEMATKVEAAHLMMVNAARLKDSGARNDVEAGMAKLIASEYCAEVTQDSFRIHGGYGYSKEYEIERLMREAPFLLIGEGTSEIQKTIISRGLLREYKSRG, encoded by the coding sequence ATGGCTCGCCTTGCCCAGACAGCCGGACTGACCGACATCCAGAGCGAGATCCTGGCGACGGTCCGTGGGTTCGTGGACAAGGAAGTCATCCCGCACGCACAGGCTCTCGAGCACGGCGACGAGTACCCCGCCGACATCGTCGAGGGCATGAAGGAGATGGGGCTGTTCGGCCTGACCATCCCGGAGGAGTACGGCGGCCTCGGCGAGTCCCTGCTGACGTACGCGCTCGTGGTCGAGGAGATCGCCCGAGGCTGGATGAGCGTCTCCGGGGTGATCAACACCCACTTCATCGTCGCGCACATGATCAAGCAGCACGGCACGGACGAGCAGAAGCAGCACTTCCTGCCCCGGATGGCCACCGGTGAGGTGCGTGGCGCGTTCTCCATGTCGGAGCCGGACCTCGGCTCGGACGTCGCGGCGATCAAGACGAAGGCCAAGCGCGACGGCGACGACTACGTGATCGACGGCCAGAAGATGTGGCTGACCAACGGTGGAACGTCCACTTTGATCGCGCTGCTGGCCAAGACTGACGAAGGCGCACCGAAAGCCCACCAGAACCTGACCGCGTTCCTGGTCGAGAAGCCGTCCGGCTTCGGCGAGGTGGCGCCGGGGCTGACGATCCCAGGCAAGATCGACAAAATGGGCTACAAGGGCGTGGACACAACGGAAGCCGTGTTCGACGGTTACCGCCTGCCCGCCACCCGCGTACTCGGCGAGGCGCCGGGCAAGGGCTTCGCGCAGATGATGGACGGCGTCGAGGTCGGCCGCGTGAACGTGGCAGCCAGGGCGTGCGGCATAGCTGTCCGCGCCTTCGAACTCGCGATCGAGTACGCCCAGCAGCGCAAGACGTTCGGCAAGGCGATCGCGGAGCACCAGGCGGTGGCGTTCAAACTGGCCGAGATGGCCACGAAGGTCGAAGCCGCGCACCTGATGATGGTCAACGCGGCCAGGCTGAAGGACTCCGGCGCCCGCAACGACGTGGAAGCCGGGATGGCGAAGCTGATCGCGTCGGAGTACTGCGCCGAGGTCACCCAGGACTCGTTCCGGATCCACGGTGGTTACGGCTACTCCAAGGAGTACGAGATCGAGCGCCTGATGCGCGAGGCTCCGTTCCTGCTGATCGGCGAGGGTACGAGCGAGATCCAGAAGACCATCATCAGCCGGGGTTTGTTGCGGGAGTACAAGTCTCGGGGCTGA